A single Pseudodesulfovibrio aespoeensis Aspo-2 DNA region contains:
- a CDS encoding chemotaxis protein CheA, whose translation MQDSISKCIEDIEKQILDVASSGSGAGEAVNALGLSHMKLSSASVITILDMLTDGITPVNDDIVTAMLGVCEAQKRFLFAVGGLLHTDATSLGRNAPRSKAIARPDFEDEAEAARAFMDPAAMAEGEPKCDLDAQETGEQADPEQESEPDVKCDPKTKGGTPATQAISSIRVPTDRLDRVIELVGKLMVTYAVIAQGGARNLAQMAASLRELDNVISRLQKEVDAIRLVPLKQIFMPMHRLVRSLSQKIGKRLEFTVQGDDLALDKTIVESLNEPLVHLLRNAVDHGLETTEGRKQAGKDETGNVILAAWRKGDTAFIQVRDDGRGLDPDRILNKALEKGLADPDKHYETAEILQFVLQSGFSTAETITDVSGRGVGMDAVVNSIRNTLDGDIAIESTLGKGAAFTISIPLDRSANEGIVEALVCKVGGDTFIVPSRDVVEIYMPKIHDVVELPDGRETVDVRGEVHSLLRLADLLGLTPEVTDIEMAQAIVVRVGDYKAAILVDEVLRQQQVVITGFTVPVEEIFHVPILGYGMMGESDALVIDTEEILQYFQERRAMARTS comes from the coding sequence ATGCAGGACAGCATCAGCAAGTGCATAGAAGACATCGAGAAACAGATTCTCGACGTGGCCAGCTCCGGCTCCGGTGCCGGAGAAGCGGTCAATGCGCTCGGCCTGTCCCACATGAAGCTCTCCAGCGCGAGCGTCATCACCATTCTCGACATGCTGACCGACGGCATCACCCCGGTCAACGATGATATCGTCACGGCCATGCTCGGCGTGTGCGAGGCGCAAAAGCGGTTCCTCTTCGCCGTGGGCGGCCTGCTCCACACCGACGCAACATCCCTTGGCAGGAACGCACCCAGGAGCAAGGCCATAGCCAGGCCGGACTTCGAGGACGAGGCCGAGGCGGCCAGGGCCTTCATGGACCCCGCAGCCATGGCCGAAGGGGAGCCAAAGTGCGACCTCGATGCCCAGGAGACAGGGGAGCAAGCCGACCCGGAGCAGGAGTCCGAACCGGACGTCAAATGCGACCCCAAGACCAAGGGCGGCACACCCGCAACCCAGGCCATCTCGTCCATCCGCGTGCCCACGGACCGGCTGGACCGGGTCATCGAGCTGGTGGGCAAGCTCATGGTCACCTACGCGGTCATCGCCCAGGGCGGGGCGCGCAATCTCGCCCAGATGGCCGCGTCGCTGCGCGAGCTCGACAACGTCATCAGCCGCTTGCAAAAAGAGGTGGACGCCATCCGACTGGTGCCCCTGAAACAGATTTTCATGCCCATGCACCGGCTGGTCAGGAGCCTGAGCCAGAAGATCGGCAAAAGACTCGAATTCACCGTGCAGGGCGATGACCTGGCCCTGGACAAGACCATTGTCGAGAGTCTCAACGAGCCCCTGGTGCACCTGCTGCGCAATGCGGTGGACCATGGCCTGGAGACCACCGAGGGCCGCAAGCAGGCAGGCAAGGACGAGACCGGCAACGTCATCCTCGCGGCCTGGCGCAAGGGCGACACCGCCTTTATCCAGGTGCGCGACGACGGACGCGGACTGGACCCGGACCGCATCCTGAACAAGGCCCTGGAAAAAGGACTTGCCGACCCGGACAAGCACTACGAGACAGCGGAAATCCTCCAGTTCGTGCTCCAATCGGGCTTCTCCACAGCCGAGACTATCACCGATGTCTCCGGGCGCGGCGTGGGCATGGACGCGGTGGTCAACTCCATCCGCAACACCCTTGACGGCGACATCGCCATCGAGAGCACGCTGGGCAAGGGCGCGGCCTTCACCATCTCCATCCCCCTGGACCGCTCGGCCAACGAGGGCATCGTGGAAGCCCTGGTCTGCAAGGTGGGCGGCGACACCTTCATCGTCCCCAGCCGCGACGTGGTCGAGATATACATGCCCAAGATCCACGACGTGGTGGAGCTACCCGACGGGCGCGAAACCGTGGACGTGCGCGGCGAGGTCCACTCGCTGCTGCGGCTGGCCGACCTGCTGGGGCTCACCCCGGAGGTGACCGACATCGAGATGGCCCAGGCCATCGTGGTCCGGGTGGGCGACTACAAGGCCGCCATCCTGGTGGACGAAGTCCTCAGGCAGCAACAGGTGGTCATCACCGGCTTCACCGTGCCGGTCGAGGAAATCTTCCATGTGCCCATCCTCGGCTACGGCATGATGGGCGAATCCGACGCCCTGGTCATCGACACCGAGGAAATCCTGCAATACTTCCAGGAACGGCGCGCCATGGCGCGAACATCTTGA